DNA from Brassica napus cultivar Da-Ae chromosome C4, Da-Ae, whole genome shotgun sequence:
aaggagatgAAGGATTTGATTGGAATGCAATATTTGGAGAAGAATGATTTTAAGCTTAAGAGGGAGAATGTTGAGATAAGCTTGAAGATCAAggaaacttgaggagcaagtaaAAGACCTAATCCTATTAAGATTGAGACTCATAATatatttaggagttatctagatATGTTTGTTAAATAGGATTAGGaaaatataatctatatataaaggATATGTCAAAGTGTGACATAACTTGTGGATTAGAGATTGAGAGTTTGAGAGCTTAAGTTTTTGAGTTAGTTTTCTTAAGCATTAATAAAGAAGAGTTAGTTCTTAATATTGAGATACTTTCAGTCTTTGATTCTAGATTGATCCCATGTGTTTTCTCCCTAATACTTCATATTCGTGGCCATCTGGTACAAGGGAGACACCGAAGGCAGATCTTACGTGATCAAGAAATTTACAAGGCCAGTGGGTGGAGAAGAAGAGCATGCATACAAGGACATTGTCTTGTCTGCTCGGGTAAGTAATAACAATGGTTTCCTCAAACTCATAGGATGTTGTCTCGAATTTCCTCATCCATTGATGGTATTTGAAGACGTAGAATATAAAGCTTTGAACATTCGAGGAAGTCTTGGTTCCGAGGACGTGCCGGTGTCGCCGTGGAATGTACTATTGAAGATTACAAAGGAGGTTGCGACTGCTATTACTTACCTTCACACTGCTTTCCCTAGAATCATTATACACAAAGACATCAAGGCAACTAATATTTTCTTGGATAAGAACTGGAAGGCTAAGCTCACTGATTTCTCCCTTGCTGTGACACTCCCTGCGGGTAAATCGTGGATTAAAGATAGGGTGAGTGGAACTCCTGGATACTTAGATAGTACTTATTCGTCTACGGGCAGCATAGTGACAGAATACGCAGATGTGTACAGCTTTGGAATCCTTATGTTGGTTCTTCTTATGGGAAGACGACCAGATATGGATGGACCAGAGTTTActtattatattcttgattatGCGAGGGATCTGCAGGAGAGAGGAGAACTTATTGAATTCGGGGGCGGTTCGAAGGACATGAGGCCTGGTCAGAAGAAAATGTTTCTCGACCTGGCACTCAGATGCTGCGCGATGAGGAATGAAGACATGCCAAAGATGATCTTGGTTGCAAAAGAGATCTTGGTTACAAGTATCACTCTGAGGATACATCAAAACATTCCTCCATCATCAATCAATGTAGCAGAGAAATTTGCAGAGGTAGGAGGAGATATATCTCAAATGTCTAGGAATGCGACTGTGATACAAAGAAAATGATACACAAGCGACGAGGAGCTTGGTGAACTTGATTCTCTTCTTACATTTGTTATTGACAAAGTGTCTGTATCACTAAGTTCGGGACACAATGGGAAGGTGAAGCAGCAAGATGAGAAAGTAGGTGAAATGGTAGCGTATGTAAGATATGAGCTTCTTAGGGAAGTGTGGTCTATGTGACTGATATGAAGCCAGAACATGTTGAGATATTTTGGTGAAGCTCTTGTTACTTCTGAAGCAAACTATCTTTTTCATGTTATTATATGTAGCTCTAAGGATATTAATGAATATGCTCTTAGAGAAAAACTCTATTCAGCGTCTGAAGAGGCAATAAACTCTTTTAACAACAGTCTGATACAGAAACGCCAATAAGTAGAAAAAAGATAGAAAACCATTATATAAATGAATGGAACCAGCGTGAGTTTCCTGAGCAACCAAGTTCAACCGTTTCtgcttttaaataattttgtgaAGTTTCCATGTTCTTCTAGGTTTGTGAAGTTTCTATGACCAACGGGAAAGAACCGACAGTTAATATGTAAAAGACTAGAGAGGCATTGGTAATAACTAATAAGATAGAAAAAGGATATATATGAGTCCCACATCGTAAGACAGAGAGTCATTAGTCATAAACTTCAGACTATAAAAAAAGAAGCCGAGTCTCTCTTCTAAAGCATACCTTTCTCGGCTTTTTGGCTAAGATCAAGTATATCTGTTCTTATCAGTTTAATATCTGATATCGGTCCACatgatattaattatattttttaaaggaTAAAGCCCACAAAGATAGCTTGCTATTTGGGCTTTCACGAGTCGCCCATACGCTGCACTATTGCACGGGCCTGGCTCAACCCGCCAATATTCAAAGTCCAATTCTTAACCAGTTCCTCTTGCCATATGCTACTGTGTGGTAGTGAAACACACAGACACCCGTTTTACTTTGCAGAGTTCCCAATTGAATCGAAGAAAATGTCAGAAGGTTGTAGTTCTTCAGAAGACGGTGTGGAGCTAAGAAACCGCTATAGCTACCTCTTTTGCCGTCTTAATTCATCTTGCCAAACTTGGAGTGTCGTAATGTACACGTTCAGCATACTCGCAAAACTGAACCGGATATTCTCAAACTAAAGACATCATCCTTACAATTTGAGGAATTTCTTGTAACCACTCACCATTTATTGAAACAACTCTGTCATCAGATCTTTTCTAATGTATcatttctttatgtttttttcaagcaCACCTCTGTTTTTGTACATAAACACTCCAAGCGAAACAGGTGATTGCTGAAGTTTGTTGGTGGATTATGATTAGATGATTTGATTAGGAGcaaaaattttgatttgtcAATGCAAAGCTCGATGAGATCTTCTAAGGAGACATTTTCATTCTCTTAAAACGATCTTAGCTGTTGATTTGCTtcagagtttttgttgatatgccttgaatctggATGTTACATCTAGGCGATGGATGTTACTTCACATACATCATACCGACTCGGTTGCATCAAGAGCGTTGCATCAAGagcgttgcatcaagttattatggatgttacatctgatcGTGGGCTTAGGCCCATGAGTCCATAAAGTCTAGGGTCTTAGATACGGGATGCTACTATATGTATCCTGTATTCAAAGTAACCCTAAATTTGCACTTTGTAAGCTCAATATCGCCTCCAATAATAATATCTCTCTTTGCCCGTGGACATAGCCCTAGGAGTGAACCATGTTAAATATTTGTGTCGTAGTTACATCGtttttattcatctgtttccgCATCTGTTCCTTCTCACGTCCGTCACAacaaactggtatcagagctcggGCTTGGTGATCTGGTGAGAAGATGTCTAGAATAAACGCAAAGATCGACAAGTTTGATGGGAGAAATAGCTTCAGTCTTTGGCAGATTAAGACCATTGTCAGGAAAGAAATCTGAAGCAGCTGATTTGGAGGCTCTGGAAGAGAAAGTGTTCTcaacaattttgttgtgtctAACAGACAAGATTATCATCGAAGTGTCGGATGAGAAATCGGCTGCTAGTTTGTGGCAGAAGTTGGAGAGTTTGTACATGACAAAATCTCTGACGAATAAGCTACTTCTGAAGCAACACCTCTTCGTCTTGTGTATGCAAGAAGGTATTGAGCTTCGCGACCATTTTGACAAGCTAAATTCGATATTACTGGAGCTGCGTAACATCGATGTTAAAGTGGAGGATGAAGACGCGACACTAATCCTGTTGGTATCTCTGCCGAACTTCTTCGAGAACTTCGTGCAATCGTTCATTGTTGGCAAAGATACAGTGAAACTGGAAGAAGTTAGGTCAGCGCTTCACAGTCGGGAATTGCACCATAAGGCATCCAGCTCAGGGACATACAATCAAGCATCGGGGTTGTTTGTCAGTGGTGTGAAGGGGCATGGGAACAAAAGTACTTTGAAAGATAGGAAGTCGTTTCCAAGAGGTCCTAAAGCATCTGATATTTGCAAATATTGCAAAGAGAAGGGACATTGGAAGTCAGACTGTCCCAAGATGAAAGAGCAGCAGTTTGGGTCTGTTGCAGTAGCCGAGGATGAAACCAAGTCTGACGACGACATCGCTCTTATTGTGCATAGACACACACTCTTCTGATGTGTGGGTTCTTGATACGAGAGCATCCTACCATATGACACCGAGGTGAGAGTGGTATCAGAGTATACAGAGGTACTTGACATCAAGATTAAGATGGCAAACGACTTTGTCTGCAAAATTGTTGGGATCGGCTCAATCAAGCTCATGACACATGATGTTAGATTCTGCACATTGAACAAGGTTAGGCATGTTCCATCAATGACGAAGAATTTGATATCCGTGAGTCTTCTGGACAGGAAAGGGTTCAAATATTCGGGTGGCGATGGAGTTTTGAATGTCTACAAGGGTTCTGATGTGATTCCGGGGGGGTTTCATGAATGGTACTCTGTATTTACTGAAGGGTACAACGGTTACCGGTTCAGCAAATGTTGCTTCGCCAGAGATCCCAGAGGAAGATATGACTAAGATATGGCATATGAGGCATGGAAATATGGGTGAGCGTGGGATGCAACATCTGTCAAAGCAAGATATGTTTCATTCTGATATTGGTTTGGAACTCTGCTCGAAAGATTTTAAACAGTTTTGTAAGTATGCAACATCTGCCAAGCATCTTACAGACAGGGGAACACCATAGCGGGATGATGTTGCAAAATGGATAAACCAGATAATCCTAGAGAGAGCGATGTGCATGCTCTCGAGTGCTGGTTTGGAGAAGCGGCTTTGGGCTGAAGCAGTTAACACGACTTG
Protein-coding regions in this window:
- the LOC106393335 gene encoding serine/threonine-protein kinase ZRK1-like — encoded protein: IFVAIWYKGDTEGRSYVIKKFTRPVGGEEEHAYKDIVLSARVSNNNGFLKLIGCCLEFPHPLMVFEDVEYKALNIRGSLGSEDVPVSPWNVLLKITKEVATAITYLHTAFPRIIIHKDIKATNIFLDKNWKAKLTDFSLAVTLPAGKSWIKDRVSGTPGYLDSTYSSTGSIVTEYADVYSFGILMLVLLMGRRPDMDGPEFTYYILDYARDLQERGELIEFGGGSKDMRPGQKKMFLDLALRCCAMRNEDMPKMILVAKEILVTSITLRIHQNIPPSSINVAEKFAEVGGDISQMSRNATVIQRK